One Phaseolus vulgaris cultivar G19833 chromosome 2, P. vulgaris v2.0, whole genome shotgun sequence DNA window includes the following coding sequences:
- the LOC137810859 gene encoding lectin-like, which produces MGATQSQEEPQSQTQFQQQSHHHQQPQPQPQPHEPARRESWSFSPEGNTKMPLKPWNFQGRIPHNYEHILKDADSSVGNSSSWGKLLDQLYAAVFLAHKTKKYWVEKKSNSNCFVLYARALSITWAENQNYWRWEQQKEESGTMIELARLKMVCWLEVHGKFDIGMVSPGILYQVSFIVMLKDSAEGWELPINVRLVLPGGRKQQHKENLMEKSRERWIEVPVGEFVASEKDVGEMEISLYEYEGGMWKTGLLIQGVAIKPKN; this is translated from the exons ATGGGGGCTACTCAATCTCAGGAAGAGCCACAATCACAAACACAGTTTCAGCAACAGTCACACCACCACCAACAGCCACAGCCACAGCCACAGCCACATGAACCTGCCAGAAGGGAATCATGGTCGTTCTCTCCTGAAGGCAACACAAAGATGCCACTGAAACCATGGAACTTTCAAGGACGGATCCCACACAACTATGAACATATACTGAAGGATGCAGACTCTTCAGTTGGTAATTCTTCCAGCTGGGGAAAGCTGTTGGATCAGCTATATGCTGCGGTGTTCTTAGCTCACAAAACAAAG AAATATTGGGTAGAGAAGAAGTCCAACAGCAACTGTTTCGTGCTGTACGCGAGAGCACTCTCAATCACCTGGGCAGAAAATCAGAACTATTGGAGATGGGAACAGCAGAAAGAAGAAAG CGGCACGATGATAGAGTTGGCTAGGCTGAAAATGGTATGCTGGTTAGAAGTGCATGGGAAATTTGACATTGGAATGGTTTCACCAGGAATTTTGTATCAAGTGTCATTTATTGTGATGTTGAAAGATTCAGCTGAAGGGTGGGAACTTCCGATAAATGTTAGACTTGTTCTTCCTGGAGGGAGGAAACAACAGCACAAGGAAAATTTAATGGAGAAGTCAAGGGAGAGGTGGATAGAGGTTCCAGTAGGTGAGTTTGTGGCCTCTGAAAAAGATGTTGGGGAGATGGAGATCTCTTTGTATGAATATGAAGGTGGCATGTGGAAAACTGGCCTTCTCATCCAAGGTGTTGCCATCAAGCCAAAGAATTAG
- the LOC137810860 gene encoding lecithin-cholesterol acyltransferase-like 4, translated as MTILLGEILQSVELWLKLIKKPQPEAFVNPNLDPVLLVPGVGGSILHAVSDADGSQERVWVRFLSAEYKLKTKLWSRYDPSTGKTESMDPNSTITIPEDRHGLYAIDILDPDLMIGSEGVYYFHDMIFEMRKWGFEEGKTLFGFGYDFRQSNRLQETMDRLADKLESIYNAAGGKKINIISHSMGGLLVKCFMCLQSDIFEKYVKNWVAIAAPFQGAPGSTNSTFLNGMSFVEGWEQNIYISKWSMHQLLIECPSVYELRGCPNFHWQHVPVLELWRERHDSEGKSHVVLESYPPFDSIEILKQALVNNTVNYDGKDIPLPFNLDILNWANKTWEILSSAKLPSQVKFYNIYGTSLETPHSVCFGSGDRPVTDLQQLRYFQAKCVCVDGDGTVPIESAKADGLNAEARVGVPGEHRGILREPHVFRLIKHWLKAGVPDPFYNPLNDFVILPTAFEIERYKENGVDVACLKEEWEIISKDQDDLSSNTTDKMCSISVSHEGPNQSYSEAHATVVIHPGSEGKHVQLNALAVSVDAS; from the exons ATGACGATCTTGTTGGGGGAAATTCTCCAATCCGTGGAGCTGTGGCTCAAATTGATCAAGAAGCCGCAGCCAGAGGCCTTCGTCAACCCTAATCTCGACCCCGTTTTGCTCGTTCCTGGTGTCGGCGGCTCCATTTTACACGCGGTTAGCGACGCCGACGGGAGCCAGGAACGCGTTTGGGTTCGCTTCCTCAGCGCCGAGTACAAGCTGAAGACCAAGCTTTGGTCTCGTTATGATCCTTCTACCG GAAAAACTGAGTCCATGGATCCAAATTCAACAATCACAATTCCGGAAGATAGGCACGGACTCTATGCAATTGATATTTTGGACCCTGACTTG ATGATTGGAAGTGAGGGTGTGTATTATTTCCATGACATGATTTTTGAAATGCGTAAGTGGGGATTTGAAGAGGGGAAGACACTTTTTGGCTTTGGATATGATTTTCGCCAAAGCAACAG GTTGCAGGAAACAATGGATCGGTTGGCTGATAAATTAGAATCAATTTATAATGCCGCTGGGGGGAAGAAGATAAACATTATAAGTCATTCTATGGGTGGTCTTTTAGTGAAATGTTTCATGTGCCTGCAAAGTGAT ATTTTTGAGAAATATGTTAAGAACTGGGTTGCAATTGCTGCACCGTTCCAGG GTGCACCTGGAAGCACTAATTCTACCTTTTTAAATGGAATGTCATTTGTGGAAGGATGGGAACAAAACATTTATATTTCCAAATGGAGCATGCACCAGTTG CTTATTGAATGTCCATCCGTATATGAACTGAGAGGTTGTCCTAATTTTCATTGGCAACATGTTCCTGTTCTGGAACTGTGGCGTGAGAGACATGATTCTGAAGGGAAATCACATGTTGTTCTGGAGTCATATCCACCGTTTGATAGCATTGAGATTTTGAAGCAAGCTCTTGTAAATAACACT GTTAATTATGATGGCAAGGATATACCCCTGCCCTTCAACTTGGATATCCTTAATTGGGCAAACAAAACATGGGAGATTCTATCTTCTGCCAAACTTCCCTCACAAGttaaattttacaatatttatgGGACCAGTCTTGAGACACCTCATAGTGTTTG CTTTGGGAGTGGGGACAGGCCTGTTACAGATCTGCAACAGCTACGTTATTTCCAG GCCAAATGTGTATGTGTTGATGGTGATGGAACAGTTCCTATAGAGTCGGCTAAG GCCGATGGTCTTAATGCTGAGGCAAGGGTTGGAGTGCCAGGCGAACATCGGGGCATCCTTCGTGAGCCACATGTATTCCGTCTTATCAAGCACTGGCTGAAGGCTGGAGTTCCTGACCCCTTTTACAATCCCCTCAATGATTTTGTGATTCTACCTACTGCTTTTGAAATTGAGAGGTATAAAGAGAATGGTGTAGATGTAGCATGCCTAAAAGAGGAATGGGAAATTATTTCCAAGGACCAAGATGACCTAAGTAGTAATACAACCGATAAAATGTGCTCCATATCAGTTTCACATGAAGGACCCAATCAATCTTATTCCGAAGCTCATGCTACCGTCGTTATTCACCCAGGCAGTGAGGGTAAACATGTTCAACTGAATGCTTTGGCTGTTTCAGTTGATGCCTCGTGA
- the LOC137810861 gene encoding cytochrome c6, chloroplastic, which translates to MKLASLISGSTDYTLLLSMKDNVMREKKPILTRVKEVTLFKTLAPPLVAAFLVLSPICTTPLSRAETVDIQRGATLFRQACIGCHDAGGNVIQPGSTLFTKDLQRNGVDTEEAIYRVTYYGKGRMAGFGKECMPRGQCTFGARLEDEEIKVLAEFVKLQADQGWPSIDTQEK; encoded by the exons ATGAAACTTGCTTCCTTGATTTCTGGTTCCACTGATTACACTCTCCTCCTCTCCATGAAG gaCAATGTTATGAGGGAGAAGAAGCCAATTCTTACAAGGGTGAAAGAAGTGACGTTATTCAAGACCTTGGCTCCTCCTCTTGTGGCTGCTTTTCTTGTCTTATCTCCAATTTGCACCACTCCAC TTTCAAGAGCTGAAACCGTAGATATTCAGAGAGGAGCCACATTGTTTCGTCAAGCTTGTATTGGATGTCACGATGCTGGTGGAAACGTAATACAACCG GGATCAACTCTGTTTACAAAGGATTTACAGAG AAATGGAGTTGATACAGAAGAAGCGATCTATCGTGTCACTTACTATGGCAAAGGACGAATGGCA GGCTTTGGTAAAGAGTGCATGCCACGGGGACAGTGCACATTTGGAGCTCGTTTGGAGGATGAAGAGATCAAGGTATTGGCTGAGTTTGTCAAGTTACAGGCTGATCAAGGGTGGCCAAGTATAGACACTCAagaaaaatga